In Prunus dulcis chromosome 1, ALMONDv2, whole genome shotgun sequence, the following are encoded in one genomic region:
- the LOC117633765 gene encoding protein decapping 5 isoform X2, producing MATETATRSSSAADSYIGSLISLTSKSEIRYEGVLYNINTEESSIGLRNVRSFGTEGRKKDGPQIPPGDKVYEYILFRGSDIKDLQVKSSPPVQPTLPPINNDPAIIQSHYSRPAPSTSSLPAPASGSLTDINPHTAQLGLPGPNFQGSLPLYQPGGNLASWGATPPPPSANGGGLAMPMYWQGYYGPPNGLPHLHQQSLLRPPPGLSMPSSMQQPLQYPNFNASLPTGTSNLPDVPSPLLPAASISSTSLSQSTLPTTLPPVPSTTLASETLPSSMPNKAPSSVPSVATLSANLPPISSLTTSSPDISTVVPPISNKPHAISGPTLPYQNISQAASSVVGTSSSLRTETLLPSLVTPGQLLQSGSAAVSSTQSLQTAHKDVEVVQVSSSTSSEPTVPVSAESQPPILPLPPPVRAGQKPNGAQFQNRHGYTYRGRERGRGSGSSRPITKFTEDFDFTAMNEKFNKDEVWGHLGKSNKPHPKDKDGDGNASDEDYIEDEDDVELSKPVYNKDDFFDTISCNAMNHEQNGRTRYSEQIKIDTETFGTFSRYRGGRGGRGPGRGGRGRGGYYGRGYGGYGGYGGGYVGRGRGRAMPTRAP from the exons ATGGCTACGGAGACTGCTACGAGATCGAGCTCAGCGGCCGATTCGTACATAGGGAGCTTGATAAGTTTGACTTCGAAGAGTGAGATCAGATACGAAGGCGTGCTTTACAACATCAACACCGAAGAGTCCAGTATCGGGCTCAGAAACG TACGATCTTTTGGAacagaaggaaggaaaaaggATGGACCACAAATCCCTCCGGGTGACAAAGTTTATGAGTATATACTATTCCGCGGGAGTGACATCAAG GATTTACAGGTTAAGTCTTCTCCACCTGTTCAGCCTACGCTACCACCTATAAACAATGATCCAGCTATTATTCAA TCTCACTACTCCCGCCCTGCTCCTTCAACATCGAGCTTACCTGCTCCTGCTAGTGGATCTTTGACGGATATTAATCCTCATACTGCACAGTTGGGACTCCCTGGTCCAAATTTCCAAGGTAGTTTGCCTTTATATCAACCTGGAGGCAATTTAGCGTCATGGGGGGCTACGCCTCCTCCTCCAAGTGCAAATGGTGGTGGGCTTGCAATGCCAATGTACTGGCAAGGATACTATGGCCCTCCAAATGGGCTTCCTCATTTACACCAGCAATCGTTGCTTCGACCACCACCTGGGCTATCAATGCCTTCTTCAATGCAGCAGCCACTGCAGTACCCCAATTTTAATGCCTCCTTACCTACTGGAACTTCAAACTTGCCTGATGTTCCGTCGCCTTTGCTTCCAGCTGCTAGTATTAGTTCTACTTCTTTATCTCAGTCAACGTTGCCAACAACTCTGCCTCCAGTGCCTTCTACAACACTAGCTTCAGAAACCTTGCCAAGCTCAATGCCTAACAAGGCACCAAGTTCTGTCCCTTCTGTAGCCACCCTTAGTGCAAATTTGCCACCTATTTCTTCTCTAACTACTTCAAGCCCAGATATAAGTACTGTTGTACCACCAATCTCTAACAAGCCTCATGCAATTTCTGGCCCAACCTTGCCTTATCAAAACATATCTCAAGCTGCTTCCTCTGTTGTCGGGACATCCAGTTCTTTGCGCACGGAAACACTACTGCCTTCTTTGGTAACCCCAGGTCAGCTGTTGCAATCTGGATCTGCTGCAGTCTCTTCAACTCAATCTTTGCAAACCGCTCACAAGGATGTGGAGGTGGTCCAAGTTTCATCGTCAACCTCATCAGAACCCACAGTGCCAGTCTCGGCCGAATCTCAGCCCCCAATATTGCCATTACCACCACCTGTACGGGCTGGTCAAAAG CCAAATGGAGCTCAATTCCAAAATCGCCATGGTTATACTTATAGGGGGCGCGAAAGAGGGCGAGGATCTGGG AGTTCCCGTCCAATAACAAAATTCACTGAAGATTTTGATTTCACGGCAATGAATGAGAAGTTCAATAAGGATGAGGTTTGGGGTCATCTGGGTAAGAGTAACAAACCTCACCCAAAGGACAAAGACGGAGATGGAAACGCCAGTGATGAAGATTATATTGAGGATGAAGATGATGTGGAGTTGTCGAAG CCCGTCTACAATAAGGATGACTTCTTTGATACCATCTCTTGCAATGCTATGAATCATGAACAGAATGGGAGAACTAGATACTCTGAGCAAATAAAGATAGATACTGAG ACTTTTGGCACTTTTTCAAGGTATCGGGGTGGTCGAGGTGGCCGTGGTCCTGGGCGTGGTGGCCGTGGTCGTGGTGGTTACTATGGAAGGGGTTACGGGGGTTATGGGGGTTATGGCGGTGGCTATGTTGGAAGGGGCCGTGGCCGGGCCATGCCCACTCGTGCTCCATAG
- the LOC117633765 gene encoding protein decapping 5 isoform X1 encodes MATETATRSSSAADSYIGSLISLTSKSEIRYEGVLYNINTEESSIGLRNVRSFGTEGRKKDGPQIPPGDKVYEYILFRGSDIKDLQVKSSPPVQPTLPPINNDPAIIQSHYSRPAPSTSSLPAPASGSLTDINPHTAQLGLPGPNFQGSLPLYQPGGNLASWGATPPPPSANGGGLAMPMYWQGYYGPPNGLPHLHQQSLLRPPPGLSMPSSMQQPLQYPNFNASLPTGTSNLPDVPSPLLPAASISSTSLSQSTLPTTLPPVPSTTLASETLPSSMPNKAPSSVPSVATLSANLPPISSLTTSSPDISTVVPPISNKPHAISGPTLPYQNISQAASSVVGTSSSLRTETLLPSLVTPGQLLQSGSAAVSSTQSLQTAHKDVEVVQVSSSTSSEPTVPVSAESQPPILPLPPPVRAGQKPNGAQFQNRHGYTYRGRERGRGSGSSRPITKFTEDFDFTAMNEKFNKDEVWGHLGKSNKPHPKDKDGDGNASDEDYIEDEDDVELSKVEIKPVYNKDDFFDTISCNAMNHEQNGRTRYSEQIKIDTETFGTFSRYRGGRGGRGPGRGGRGRGGYYGRGYGGYGGYGGGYVGRGRGRAMPTRAP; translated from the exons ATGGCTACGGAGACTGCTACGAGATCGAGCTCAGCGGCCGATTCGTACATAGGGAGCTTGATAAGTTTGACTTCGAAGAGTGAGATCAGATACGAAGGCGTGCTTTACAACATCAACACCGAAGAGTCCAGTATCGGGCTCAGAAACG TACGATCTTTTGGAacagaaggaaggaaaaaggATGGACCACAAATCCCTCCGGGTGACAAAGTTTATGAGTATATACTATTCCGCGGGAGTGACATCAAG GATTTACAGGTTAAGTCTTCTCCACCTGTTCAGCCTACGCTACCACCTATAAACAATGATCCAGCTATTATTCAA TCTCACTACTCCCGCCCTGCTCCTTCAACATCGAGCTTACCTGCTCCTGCTAGTGGATCTTTGACGGATATTAATCCTCATACTGCACAGTTGGGACTCCCTGGTCCAAATTTCCAAGGTAGTTTGCCTTTATATCAACCTGGAGGCAATTTAGCGTCATGGGGGGCTACGCCTCCTCCTCCAAGTGCAAATGGTGGTGGGCTTGCAATGCCAATGTACTGGCAAGGATACTATGGCCCTCCAAATGGGCTTCCTCATTTACACCAGCAATCGTTGCTTCGACCACCACCTGGGCTATCAATGCCTTCTTCAATGCAGCAGCCACTGCAGTACCCCAATTTTAATGCCTCCTTACCTACTGGAACTTCAAACTTGCCTGATGTTCCGTCGCCTTTGCTTCCAGCTGCTAGTATTAGTTCTACTTCTTTATCTCAGTCAACGTTGCCAACAACTCTGCCTCCAGTGCCTTCTACAACACTAGCTTCAGAAACCTTGCCAAGCTCAATGCCTAACAAGGCACCAAGTTCTGTCCCTTCTGTAGCCACCCTTAGTGCAAATTTGCCACCTATTTCTTCTCTAACTACTTCAAGCCCAGATATAAGTACTGTTGTACCACCAATCTCTAACAAGCCTCATGCAATTTCTGGCCCAACCTTGCCTTATCAAAACATATCTCAAGCTGCTTCCTCTGTTGTCGGGACATCCAGTTCTTTGCGCACGGAAACACTACTGCCTTCTTTGGTAACCCCAGGTCAGCTGTTGCAATCTGGATCTGCTGCAGTCTCTTCAACTCAATCTTTGCAAACCGCTCACAAGGATGTGGAGGTGGTCCAAGTTTCATCGTCAACCTCATCAGAACCCACAGTGCCAGTCTCGGCCGAATCTCAGCCCCCAATATTGCCATTACCACCACCTGTACGGGCTGGTCAAAAG CCAAATGGAGCTCAATTCCAAAATCGCCATGGTTATACTTATAGGGGGCGCGAAAGAGGGCGAGGATCTGGG AGTTCCCGTCCAATAACAAAATTCACTGAAGATTTTGATTTCACGGCAATGAATGAGAAGTTCAATAAGGATGAGGTTTGGGGTCATCTGGGTAAGAGTAACAAACCTCACCCAAAGGACAAAGACGGAGATGGAAACGCCAGTGATGAAGATTATATTGAGGATGAAGATGATGTGGAGTTGTCGAAGGTTGAGATCAAG CCCGTCTACAATAAGGATGACTTCTTTGATACCATCTCTTGCAATGCTATGAATCATGAACAGAATGGGAGAACTAGATACTCTGAGCAAATAAAGATAGATACTGAG ACTTTTGGCACTTTTTCAAGGTATCGGGGTGGTCGAGGTGGCCGTGGTCCTGGGCGTGGTGGCCGTGGTCGTGGTGGTTACTATGGAAGGGGTTACGGGGGTTATGGGGGTTATGGCGGTGGCTATGTTGGAAGGGGCCGTGGCCGGGCCATGCCCACTCGTGCTCCATAG